The Apus apus isolate bApuApu2 chromosome 1, bApuApu2.pri.cur, whole genome shotgun sequence nucleotide sequence AAGTTGTCCTTAAAATAGCCAtctacagagaaaagaaaaaaaaaaaccacaaaacaaaccaccacccaaaccaccaccaaacaTCCTTATCTCTTTTAACTATGGTATCACCttgtaaaattataaaatgagaAACACATCTGttcttagaaaatgaaaaagtttttaTTGAAAGCAAGTAAGAGGTCCAACAGTTCAACTGTAATCTTCAAAACTGCAGGACATGTTCAAAGCAAGATTTCCTGTAGCCTAGTACCCTGTTGACCACTGTGTCCACCAGCACCTTAAAAGACCAAGCACAGGTCAAGCACAAACCATCAATAACCACCCAACCTTCAGGTATTTTACTATCAGGGGATTACACAAGACCAAAGTTGTTTGGCTGGTTGGCTGTCTTCCATGCATATGTGCTCTGCACCCCTGTCAACTTTTGTATCCATACTCCTTCATTAACCTCAGCAGATTTGTTACCACACTGTTTTAAATCTGGCTTCTTCAAGCTTTCTCTGACAGCCTTTACTTCTTGTGCTGTGACAGCTCAGTCACCATCCCCCCACTTCATGCCATCCATGACTTCTATAGACCTTTTTTGGACCTAACTGAAATTAATGAACAATAGTCAGAGGGTCAGGGTCTCAGCCTCACTATCTCTGTGGCAGCCAGGTTCAGCTGTAAGGAAGGACCCCATGCAAACAGATgagatttgcccttggtgaggTTAGTAGATTGTGTTCCCAAATTCCGCAGCACCCAGAAGGTACTTCAAAATGGGACTGACCAGAGTATAAAATATGGTGCCAAGTGACTTTTCAGGGGTTAAAACCACAGTTTAGGCAAATAGGTAATTAAGTTGGTCCAAATGATAAAAGAAATGCTCTTCAATTCCTCTCCCAACCCATTCACCCTGTCCTCTGCTGTGAAATGTAAAGTAACCATGCACTGTTAGCATCTCCATGTGAACTACACAGAAAGCCTGAGAGTACAAAAGAGTCTCAGTGCATTAGAGTAAACAAGGGAGAAAATAGCTTATTTTCACAATATCCTTAATCCTAGGAAGAAGTTATGAAGATGGCACCTCAAACCCAAGAATGTTTGGGTTTGGAAACTGAGTAACAGCAGTTAAGACTTCTCAGTTCCCCCAGTGCTTTGAATCTAAAGCAACATATCCTTCTAGAAGAAAAGGCCCTTCTCAGAGCTCCAGGTATCAAGACATTTCCTGTCTCCAACGAACcgatgcagaaaaaaagcagtgaaaaccCTGGAGCCCTGAAATCCAAGAAAGTTTACACAGGAACATTCCTGTTCACAAGGTATTAAAGAAAGTCTGAAAGTGCATTTGAGCTTGAATACTTAACAGTTTTCActtgttgcattttttctttaaattgaatCATTAGTAGAATGCCTTTACTGCTGTATacaatttcatttatttcaaaaatagAGAAGTCTTGTAGAAAGTATACCaatatatttacaaaaataaacactctttaaaaacacagctcttaaaaaatgctaacaacagtaatgaaaaattcTACAAAATGTGATTCCccacaaaatggaaaataatcaCAACACAACCACAATTATAAATTAAGTTTATATACCTTAAGTAAGAGTCCTGCCCTGAAACACCCTTTGAAGAAGTCTCTCTCTTCTCTAAACTACATAGGGTGCTCAGGCTCCCTACCTAGGTGGAACTCATGCTGAAAGGCAGCTCATGAGACTAGCCCCTTATAGACATTTCTCAATGTGATCACCAGAACTGAATGGaaaccaaattaatttcctgGGTGGTCTTCGGAACAAGAAACTAAGTTCAAAGTGATAACATCCTTTCAGTTCTCATTCCCAGCAGGAGCCAGACCACACATTAGTGAGTCTGGAGGGAGCTTTGAGAGTGAAGGAAGGAAATTCACACTTCCTTATACCCAAGAAATACTTGATTTGAAACTGTTGAGGGAATGATTTGGAGATGGTCACAAAAGGAACAATCTGTGCTCTAGTTCACATCTATTATACCAGCAATGAAGAGGCTCCACACAAACTGCTAAGTCCTAGGGACATGTACAGATCTCAGGGAGAAAGTAAAGAATCAGTATAAGGCAAATATAAGTGGCTCTATCCTCTGCCTCTCTGTCAAGTGCCAGAGCACAAATACATGCTGAGGAGTACCTGCTTGACCCTATGATCCATGCTTTAGCCACACATGCAGCCTAGGACTGCTGGAAGCCCACTATCTTGGGGCTGCACAAATTACCCCAGAAGCTGTTCTGCTCACAGCAGCCATGATTTGGGCAAGATGTGATGAAAGCCACCTGTGCTTCCCCCCCACCATTTGGGCTACCATATCATACTACTGAAGAAGCTCATCAAAGAACTAAATAAGACTCTGGGTCCTGTGTGGCCCTGTGAACAAAAGTAGTCATATTCTGATGACATTTTACATTATTCTTTGCTCCTCAGATCCATTACAATAGCTGAGCAAGGCAAAAGAGATCCAGTCAGCCACGGCTATCACAACTCCAGATAGGTCAAGCTGTTGCCATGTTCAAGTTGCAAAGAATCTCAGCTGATTTTTGTAGTATCTTCAGATCTTCCAAGCGAAGTGCTTCTACCAAAGCCAGGTGTTTTTTGAGTTTCTCTTTGCTCCTTTTCAATTGGGAAATCTGAAGTTTATACAAATGGGATGAAATTACAAAATATAGGACATGAACATTAAATGTGTGGAAAGCTAATCTGTAGTGGGGATTCCATGAACTGTAtcaaaacagtctttttttttaatcttttacaAGAGAAATTGTCAtagtaaacaaaaaataaggggaaaaaggcaggggggagaaaaaaaaatcatcatgtGAATAGGAAGCAGATCAAAAACGAGGACAGGAAGGGAAATGTTTACCTGACATCAGGCTCCTATGTCTGTACTATCCTCAAGACATTGCTCAAGACCAGATTCACCTCATGCTCTGTGCGCATACGTGCCTCACTGGCAAAACTGTGGGTTTAATAACCCTCTTTCATGATAGCTATCCAACTTGACATTAAGCACACATGTTGTTTGCCAAAATTCAGAAAGgaaggacagatttttttctaagagcACAGACCTCCCTCACAGGAGACTAGCTCATTTGGCTTGACTGGCTTTAATGAACACAACCTTAAGTTTTTGCAACAAGGCACTTGTGGCAGGTCTGCAGCATCTTATGTGCCCACCTCAtaaaaacctgatttttcttttaagaagtaGGCTCAACAAACACATTGATACTGTAGGCAGAGAAAGGTTAAACACTTTTCACTTGTTCACAGGTTTTGTATAAGCTTTGTAACAAGGTTCCTTCCCTTGCTGCAGCCACTAATTCAGCTGAGCAATTGAGTGCTGTCAGTCACCCCAGAAACAAATCCTACACCACTCCAGTGTAGTCAATTCCCTCCCTCACTCTGTTCTCATCCCAGAAAATTACACTGCTCTACATTTCTGTTAGGAGAGAAATGACTCAAATTACCTGGAGAAGAACATGCTGTGTCTCCTCTATGAGAAAATGGCATATTTTTGCTGTTATACTCAAAGTCTGCTGTTCATTTCTGGCTGAAATTACATCACCAAGCAGCGTTCTCCTCCAGCAAGTACTAGAACAAAACACACAATCTCTATTCCCCAGCAGAATGATAAACATATGGTTATGCTAAGAATAAAATCACTGGCACAAGGCAAGTAGAGTCAAGCATACATGAAAAAGACACAAAGCATTTTGATATAAAACTGGTAAGgcaagcagaagagaagagagatttaATGGTCTGGAGCAGCACATCCAATCCTTCAACCCTTTCAGCCAAAGCCACAGTCTGCACTTAGCCCACTGCTTTGGATCTTCACTGCTCTGCCACGCTGCCAACTTGAGCAGCGCCAGTGAGGAGTAAAAGCTAATCCCTCACAACTTAATTATATGGCTTTTGCTAAACTTCACCTCACACACTGACATGTCATGGACTTGAAACCAGTACCatgggaatttatttttaattcttataaTTGACTGATTCCACTCAGCAATGAATCTTCCAAGCATAAATAgctttgaaaaagagaaaacttactcttttaaattatttttttttaatttactattaCAAACAAAGCCCAAGTAACCATTTTCTATTAATGCTGTCTGAGTTAAATTTACCATTTGGAACAAACAATCAAAACTGTGCTGACAGTCACCGGAGATTAATTTTAGCTTACTTGGTCCTACAATTTCAGAAGTAGCCTGTGGAACACATGCTTTAAAGAAATCAAGCAAGGTCAAGAGCATTTAAAAGTTTAATcaaatgaacaggaaaaaggTCTTGAGTCTGAACCTCACAGTAATATCTGGTTCccaaaatataaaaggaaaacaatgggGTGTGTCTACTGtttaatgaaagaaagcaaaagacaaaagcagcaaataTGCAATGACTTTATATTATATAATgttctctgtcttctttcagTTCTCACCTGGAGTCAATGAGATAGACACAGGAGATCCAAAACAACTGTCCCAGTATCTCACACAGAGCCAAGAGCAGATAAAGGAAAATAGCACATGCACTTTgtctaaatattaaaaaactacTGAACCTTACAACTCATCTGCTCCAAGACTTAACAACTTGAGGGCTGTAAGGAGTCTCCAAGATGGTCCATCCCATCCAAAGGTCAGGTTGCTAAAGAGTCAGAAAGGATGAGATGCAGAAAGTATGGTGATCTTTTACAGTATAGCTTTCTTCCTGACAAGTGTCAACAAGGGAAGATCTGGTCTTCAGAACTAGAAGACTCCCTGATTCCCCTACTCTGCTGCTGTCCACAGCTAGGACACTGCCTGGACCTTGAAACCTACCTTAAGCTTTGAGATTGATGTTTATCACTCATATATGCTCTCACAAATAGCAAGCAGATCAGtttgtttaataaataaataaataaataaatattaagcaaacttaattattttacaCTGGGTTTCAAtaccagaagaaaattcttactcccagaaaaaaattaaaagaaagttcacagggaaacaaaaaaactcccaaTACCTACTCTAAGAAATCATGATCCTTTAGAATGGAAAGTTTTGCACTTCTCTGCTTGTCCAGTGGTGGAAAATATCTGAGGAGAGTATCTGCATAAAAACACATTatagatatttaaataaattgtatGTACAAGAAACAACAATTCTTTATTCTGAAATGAcatttcaataatattttttcaagtatGTACTTCTCAAAAACTAACAGTAATCTCCAGGATTGTATCCTTATAATGGAAATCCCAACTCATACCAAAGCTGTCACCCACTCTCACCAGCTTCAGTCCATTGGGATCAGGATTTAAATCCTGAAGTCAATGGTATAATAAAAGACATTCAACTGGAAGCCCTACATACATGCTGGTAAGAACTGCAATTTTACGGAAGTTACCAAAGAATACTTTCAATTTTAAAACTCCAGTTCTTAAACTCTATGCAGTTCAAAGTGGTAAAAAACTTGTCACTGcttgactcaggtctgacaacaacgctctcgatcccctccccctcccactcaggtagggaaggagagagagaaaaagagatagacttggctggattgaaaaaaaaaaatatatcagtaaaaggaaaactggcttcatcctggctcaaaccaggacaaaactCTATTCTCCTTCTTAGAAATGCACACAAATACTTTGATggtactaagaaaaaaaatcataatgcCTTAATAAGCATTGTACATATTATGCACTGTGCATATATATCTACATACATGCAAGTGCATTAACTTCTTCACTATACTTTAGTTATCCCTGTTTACCCATGCCTTCTTTTGAAAACAGCTAGCATCAATATGCTCAGATGCCCTGCTCTCTACTGTTGTACCTTTCAATATTAAGAGAGTCTATAAAACCAACCTGATGAGACATAAACACTGCTGTGAGGGTTATCAATGGCAACAAATCCATATTCTAGTAGCAGGCGCTGGTTATCATGAGGCCCATAGGAGATAAATACTTCTTCGTATTTTTTGCACTGTGAATTTGTCCAAATTTCGTAGCTTCTTGTCTGCTCATTAAATGCAGCCCTTACCTTtgagaagttaaaaataaaaggtttacTCTTGGCAAGAAGACAGGATGAAAAAGGCGTTAGGCCCTGAATATGAAAACACAAGAGCACTGAACACTTCCCAAACAGTGGAACAAAACAGTGTTACAGATGTCTGAGAAGGCAACCCATTTGGATGATTCCACACCAGGTTTACTCTATAATACTGGTATAAAGAATAACAAATATCAAAACCTTAGCGCAGATTATGTGCCACCCACTCTGTAGACCTAGTACGGAGGCCCCAGAAACACAACTAATGATGGCTTCATGCAGAGTTGGCCACTTCTGTGCTATCCCAGCTCTGTTGGCACATAGTCCCTGACATAAGGTGGAACTGCTGTACACACTTTCCTAAAGCTACCCAGAAGCTTCAGCAAGAGATGAAGCAATACAGAGACCATGTAAGTCAAGATTTGTCCCAGGAGGTGAGCCTTTCAGAAGAGCAGGGTAGGGTTATATTTACAAGTTACTTTTCCCAATAGCTACCCCAGACACAAATCTCACATAACCATGTGGACTTTCCCTGCACCTTTGCTTTGCTACATAAACTGAAACATTTGAATCATCTTTATTCAATTGCTTTTGGCCGAATAACAAGTTCCAGGGTTTATATGAACCGCAAGTACTCAGCCTGTGTGTGTCCTCAATGGACAACTTCCCAATATGAGATCTCTCACTGACCTCCAGACTCTCCTAATCCATCACACAAATGCACACTCTATTGAGATAGTGCATTCgcaaacaaagaaattaagtgATCTATTTAAAGTTTCTTACCTGCACATTTGGACTGTGGTTTAGCAAATCTAAATATGGTGCCAATGCATAAACATCTGGCTCAAGAGAAAAGCATTCCCTCTGTGAATGTTTCATGTATATTGTCCTGGTATTAATAGTGCACCAAGCCCACTCTAGAGCACTGTAGTTAAAAATAGTTCCTGTGTTCTCAGCAAACAaaggctgcagggaagagaaaaaagcctTGGAGGACATGTACAACTCGTGGACTGTTGTTCTCTGCTCCAGAGCCTTCTTTCTTAATGGTTGGGGAAGCAGGTTTACTATGTCATGCTCCAAAGAAACAGGACAAGTGTATGTTTCGGGTAAAACATCCAGGTATGGTTTCCACAGAGACTTCTCACCAGCATGCTTCTCTGCTATTAAAAATGTGCACAGCGCTATCAAAGGAGATACAGGAGGCTTCCAtctattagaaaataaaataaaaataccaacaTAGCAGATACACAGAGGTGAGACAGGAAATGAATGCAGCAGTACTTtatctcccttcctcccttctaGTTCTTTTAAATGTTATAAATAGCTTCTATTTTAAACTTCTTTGTAGTTCATCTCCAAGTTCTTTTGATGATTTCAAAGGGGCTATAAAAGCTGCTTTCTAGTAACAATTTCAGCCTCAAatcttgggttgttttttttgtttgtttttttttggggggtgttcTAGGATGCATAACAAGTACTCATTGTCCAGCATAAGTATTTCCTCTGAATTTTATAAAAGGCCACAGTCATATGACTGCTTTGCAACCTGATTTTATCTTCCTTCTCCTATTGAAGCAAATTCACAAATTCCCAATAAACCATTCATAACTGCCATTTAGCTCTAACCTGGCTCTAGAGACTGGCCAAGCTCAAGTCTGTATCATTCCACCAACTCTGCATGACTAAAAGGGGATAGATACTCCGTGTCCAAACCTTGCTTATCTGAACATTCCACATGTCTGTGAtcttttacaaggacatgtagtaATAGGACAAAGGGGAACAGTTAAAAagtgggtagatttaggttagacattaggaagaaattctttagtgtgagggcggtgagacaccggcataggttgcccagagaaatcatggatgccccctccctggaactgttcaagggcaggttggatagggTTTGAAGaaacctggtgtagtgggaggtaTCACACTTTTGCAGGGCAGGtggactagattatctttaaggtcccttccaacccaaaccattctatgaaagTCCACAAGAAATCCTTGCACAAGTTAGAGGATGCAGTATAAAGTCCTACCACCACTTCAGATGATTCATCTACTAATGAGCAACCCACAGTAAAGGCAGCTTGCCATGTCACTTTTCACTTACTTCATAATGTATTCTCCCAAGCAGCTACTAAGGACAGTGGCCGTGGTGAGTAAGCATTTCTCAGGCAATGAAATAATCAGATCCCCTGTctttaagggaagaaaaaaaaacaatcacacACAAACAGTAGTAAAGCGTAAATGACTCATCTACTACATGATTTCTGAACAGGAGGCCATCCTGCAGAGAACACTAATGTTAGGAAGCAAACAGATGTGACGCTGAAATTGATGGAAACTGGCATGATTATAAGACAGTCACAGTTCAGGGAAGTAGGACCACTGCAGTCATGTGCAGTCATGTGCAGGAAGTTAGCTGTTCACAGGAAGTCTTGTGCCTGGCTACTCTCTTTGTACTGAGATATAGCTTAGATTAGATCTCACAAATACCTGAACTTCTATCAACATAGCGGTATGGGGTAGGGATACTTGAGGTCATGTTCACCCTGACCTCGTTTGCCAAGCTGCTGTGTGTGTAAATTAGCTTTCATGCCTGGCTTGAGCCATGTGTCCCTGCCTGTAGGGAGAGGATATGAATCAAGTCAATGCTCTCCTCTTTCCACACCTCTCCTGAGCTTCCCTATCTTGCTCAAGCCCAACAAATCTAGCTCTCATCTCCCTTACTGCAGACTCCCAGTATTGCAGATAATCTGAGCCTCTGGCTTCAATGGCTGGCTCTAACCCTGAGCCAGCATGAGAACACACACTGCTCCCTACACGACTTCTCCACTGCGTCTCTTGCTGTACTCTCTATTTTGCAAAATGTTCTTGGTCTGATTACCCGCCCTTGGATGTACCAATCCCACATCCATTTGGAAACTTCTCCAACAAGCCTATTTCCTCAGAGGCACTTCTCAGTCAGAGTTCAGTCTTTCTGTGCCAGTATCTGACTggcaaggtttttttttcattccccttTTCTGCTGGGAATGTCTGAGAAATTACAGATTCTTTAGCTGGTCTACAACAAAGAAGAGTGCCATCAAAGTGAAGTTAAAGCTGTGGTTTCCCATTGTGGGTAAGATAATATAAAGTCTAAAGCTCCTTAAAGCTCCATCCCTTTTCTCCATGCCCCTCCTGATATGCTACTGGCCTGACCAAGGTGGGagatttcaagaaagaaaactataaaagctaatatttttttcaaagtgtgAGTTCTCTGTTAGTTAAGCTTCCTGATGCAACTTATCACACTAGTGAGGGAAGACTGCTACAGCCAGTGCAAAGGAAGCTCTGTGAGCcagtggctgagggagcaggcatACAGGAGGGAAGAGCCCTGCTCCTTATGGTTCCAGTCAGCCACTGATTGCCTTAAGCTGAAACATGAGACTACACACTGAATCTCTGTAAACGAGTACAGGAAAGTCTTCATCCAACAAGTCCTCATGGTGCGTAGGACATAATCTTACAGACATGTCAACACTGCAAATTCTGGTATTAGACCAGAAATTACCTTCACAATAAGAACTGTGAAAACCTTGACTAGAATTTTGAGCTTTGCTTGTTACAAAAGTTGTTACGTCTCAAAAGGACCTGAGGACCTCTTGCATTAGAATCAATGTTACTAACCTGAAGAGCTTTTGTTGTCATCACTCCTCTTCCTGTATCTGAAGCAGGAACAAGAAGGATGATTAAGTACACGCATGTATGTAAAATACAAGAGACTATGACAAGTTGCAATAAATTAACAGGCAAGGAAAACCTCTAAAAGAATATTATCTCTTACAAATCATAAAAGCCAATTATGGATTGCTCCAGATCTAAACCTCATTTCTTTGTTCTCTGATTCTCTTTTTATCTTCCAGGACCCTGTGAAAACCCTTCCCTTGCATCCCCTGCAAAACCTGCTGTCCAGCTCTAGCAATTACTcaacttctttttctcagattttatttaaacacaTCTTTCATCATCGGCTGTTGTTCTTGGTTTCagagttttaattaaacttcaCAATTTCTATTCAcaacattattttctgattcATACTAGTCTCTCTACTTTCTCTTTAATACTGCAAAAGTTTTCCAAACATAATCTACTTCAAGACAAAAAATACAAGTATATTCCTTTATTGTAAACAGTACTAAGTGAAATCTCTAAAATCATTTAATTAACTGTATCACTagatctatgattctatctgcTGAACTTGCACAGGGAAAGATTAAGACATTATAACAGGGTTATGTTCCAACACTGGAAACACTTAAAAGAGATATTACTTTAATCCTTAAAATTTTGCTACTATCAGTTAAAATCTTGGTTTCTACAAGGAATGCAGCATAGGTGTGCACATTTTACAGCATATCAGAGTATTCTTGTACAAGAGTTTTACACAAAATTGTCATATAAGAAAGAGGTTACACTACTTCAGGCATCCATCTTCACTAGCTTATGTTAAATGTCATTCATGTGCGTTTGCCAGAAGTCCTTAAAAAACTAAAGACAACTGGCTTTTTCCTGATTCCAGCCAGGTGtgtgatttaaaattaaagcaagaaTCTAACAGCCTTAGAAGAATACAAAATTTGCATCAccaagaaataattaaaacGTACCCCTGAATTCTGCTGGCCTTAAATTACTGTCTTCAAATCCTCTGTCTTTCAGCCACTTTTTAAGTTTAATGTATTCCAGCTTGTGACTGCAattgactgaa carries:
- the SETD4 gene encoding SET domain-containing protein 4 isoform X2, with translation MKKSRGRTCRKRRRKHLRSCMDGVNCSHKLEYIKLKKWLKDRGFEDSNLRPAEFRDTGRGVMTTKALQTGDLIISLPEKCLLTTATVLSSCLGEYIMKWKPPVSPLIALCTFLIAEKHAGEKSLWKPYLDVLPETYTCPVSLEHDIVNLLPQPLRKKALEQRTTVHELYMSSKAFFSSLQPLFAENTGTIFNYSALEWAWCTINTRTIYMKHSQRECFSLEPDVYALAPYLDLLNHSPNVQVRAAFNEQTRSYEIWTNSQCKKYEEVFISYGPHDNQRLLLEYGFVAIDNPHSSVYVSSDTLLRYFPPLDKQRSAKLSILKDHDFLDNLTFGWDGPSWRLLTALKLLSLGADEFTCWRRTLLGDVISARNEQQTLSITAKICHFLIEETQHVLLQISQLKRSKEKLKKHLALVEALRLEDLKILQKSAEILCNLNMATA
- the SETD4 gene encoding SET domain-containing protein 4 isoform X3, encoding MKKSRGRTCRKRRRKHLRSCMDGVNCSHKLEYIKLKKWLKDRGFEDSNLRPAEFRDTGRGVMTTKALQTGDLIISLPEKCLLTTATVLSSCLGEYIMKWKPPVSPLIALCTFLIAEKHAGEKSLWKPYLDVLPETYTCPVSLEHDIVNLLPQPLRKKALEQRTTVHELYMSSKAFFSSLQPLFAENTGTIFNYSALEWAWCTINTRTIYMKHSQRECFSLEPDVYALAPYLDLLNHSPNVQVRAAFNEQTRSYEIWTNSQCKKYEEVFISYGPHDNQRLLLEYGFVAIDNPHSSVYVSSDTLLRYFPPLDKQRSAKLSILKDHDFLDNLTFGWDGPSWRLLTALKLLSLGADEFTCWRRTLLGDVISARNEQQTLSITAKICHFLIEETQHVLLQDAFAMRCFAEIRFSHLCSPCIILRRSQMNNYGNVFLGC
- the SETD4 gene encoding SET domain-containing protein 4 isoform X4; translated protein: MKKSRGRTCRKRRRKHLRSCMDGVNCSHKLEYIKLKKWLKDRGFEDSNLRPAEFRDTGRGVMTTKALQTGDLIISLPEKCLLTTATVLSSCLGEYIMKWKPPVSPLIALCTFLIAEKHAGEKSLWKPYLDVLPETYTCPVSLEHDIVNLLPQPLRKKALEQRTTVHELYMSSKAFFSSLQPLFAENTGTIFNYSALEWAWCTINTRTIYMKHSQRECFSLEPDVYALAPYLDLLNHSPNVQVRAAFNEQTRSYEIWTNSQCKKYEEVFISYGPHDNQRLLLEYGFVAIDNPHSSVYVSSDTLLRYFPPLDKQRSAKLSILKDHDFLDNLTFGWDGPSWRLLTALKLLSLGADEL
- the SETD4 gene encoding SET domain-containing protein 4 isoform X1, whose protein sequence is MKKSRGRTCRKRRRKHLRSCMDGVNCSHKLEYIKLKKWLKDRGFEDSNLRPAEFRDTGRGVMTTKALQTGDLIISLPEKCLLTTATVLSSCLGEYIMKWKPPVSPLIALCTFLIAEKHAGEKSLWKPYLDVLPETYTCPVSLEHDIVNLLPQPLRKKALEQRTTVHELYMSSKAFFSSLQPLFAENTGTIFNYSALEWAWCTINTRTIYMKHSQRECFSLEPDVYALAPYLDLLNHSPNVQVRAAFNEQTRSYEIWTNSQCKKYEEVFISYGPHDNQRLLLEYGFVAIDNPHSSVYVSSDTLLRYFPPLDKQRSAKLSILKDHDFLDNLTFGWDGPSWRLLTALKLLSLGADEFTCWRRTLLGDVISARNEQQTLSITAKICHFLIEETQHVLLQYCLRINHNLMDAFAMRCFAEIRFSHLCSPCIILRRSQMNNYGNVFLGC